The following are encoded together in the Candidatus Hinthialibacter antarcticus genome:
- a CDS encoding heterodisulfide reductase-related iron-sulfur binding cluster — MNFSRVIYILLLLFAFGFFFRNIYRLVATLCLGQWENRFDRLGLRLKNMLVYAFGQARVIKKSYGFNHFFIFWGFMLLLMANGEFLIQGVFPGFSWSFLGDYPYGALLFLAEIMSAVVILAVVTAVIRRLFFRPAYIEFNADAFLILGMIFTLMVAYYGYHAGEIALGAASKWASWMFVSNAIASFIQSLSVDSIHAFTNVSWWIHAIVLLFFMNYLPYSKHLHVLTAIPNCFFRRFEYPSVVPTMEFKQGDSFGKSKITQFSWKDLLDFMSCTECGRCQENCPAHVTGKSLNPKHIIHQGKVNLFKNSKPILASRPSDTLGPAPDDAVMDAALIGDDGAMSISATDLWQCTTCGSCMTHCPVFIEHVPKIIQMRQYMVMEKSEFPEELIQLFENSEQRSNPWGIAPTDRAKWTEGLDVPILTPGDTFDYLFYVGCAGSYDSRAKSVVTSMTKILNTAGVSWGILGNEEHCCGDSVRRAGNEYVFSQMARFNVNQFHRYGVKKIITMCPHGYSTIKNDYQQFGGDFEVIHHTEFINQLLDEGKLPLKRQETNGTTVYHDSCYLGRYNNIYKAPRQVLSRVNGNRLEEMDRCGESSFCCGAGGAKMWMEEPEGKYIYLERTEEAMRKNPSTIAVACPFCMTMFEDGVKEAARGKKVVVRDIAEIVANAMEDGKE; from the coding sequence ATGAATTTCAGCCGCGTTATCTACATCTTGCTTCTCCTGTTTGCGTTTGGGTTCTTTTTTCGCAATATATATCGCCTGGTTGCAACGCTCTGCCTGGGCCAGTGGGAAAACCGGTTCGACCGCTTAGGGCTTCGACTAAAAAATATGCTGGTCTATGCGTTTGGCCAGGCGCGCGTTATTAAAAAGAGTTATGGATTTAACCATTTTTTCATCTTTTGGGGATTCATGCTTTTATTGATGGCAAATGGCGAGTTTTTAATTCAGGGCGTGTTTCCTGGATTTTCCTGGTCATTTCTGGGCGACTACCCGTATGGCGCGTTGCTCTTTCTGGCGGAAATCATGTCTGCCGTCGTCATTCTGGCCGTTGTTACCGCCGTAATACGCAGGCTCTTCTTTCGCCCGGCGTACATCGAATTCAATGCGGACGCGTTTCTTATCTTGGGCATGATTTTCACGCTCATGGTTGCGTATTATGGTTATCATGCGGGAGAAATTGCCTTAGGCGCCGCCTCGAAATGGGCCAGTTGGATGTTCGTTTCGAACGCAATCGCATCATTCATTCAATCTCTTTCCGTTGATTCAATCCATGCGTTCACAAACGTCAGTTGGTGGATTCACGCTATCGTTCTGCTGTTCTTTATGAACTATTTGCCTTATAGCAAACACTTGCATGTCTTGACTGCAATTCCGAATTGTTTTTTCCGTCGCTTTGAATATCCAAGCGTTGTCCCAACGATGGAATTTAAACAAGGAGATTCATTCGGAAAATCAAAAATCACGCAATTTTCCTGGAAAGATTTGCTTGACTTTATGTCATGCACCGAATGCGGCCGCTGTCAGGAAAATTGCCCCGCTCACGTTACGGGCAAATCGCTGAATCCCAAACACATCATCCACCAGGGAAAAGTCAATCTGTTTAAGAATAGCAAGCCGATTCTCGCATCGCGCCCCAGCGATACGTTGGGGCCGGCGCCGGATGACGCGGTAATGGATGCGGCTTTAATCGGCGACGATGGCGCCATGAGCATCAGCGCAACAGACTTATGGCAATGTACGACGTGCGGCTCCTGCATGACGCATTGCCCCGTCTTTATTGAGCATGTGCCGAAAATAATTCAGATGCGGCAATACATGGTGATGGAAAAATCAGAGTTCCCTGAAGAATTGATTCAACTGTTTGAGAATTCTGAACAGCGTTCCAACCCCTGGGGCATTGCGCCGACCGACCGCGCAAAATGGACGGAAGGCTTAGACGTTCCTATACTCACTCCTGGCGATACGTTTGATTATTTGTTCTATGTTGGTTGCGCTGGGTCTTATGACTCGCGCGCAAAGAGCGTCGTCACCTCGATGACGAAGATACTTAACACGGCGGGCGTTTCATGGGGGATTCTCGGTAACGAAGAGCATTGTTGCGGCGACTCGGTGCGCCGCGCGGGCAATGAATATGTCTTTTCGCAAATGGCGCGTTTTAACGTGAACCAGTTTCATCGCTACGGCGTAAAAAAAATCATCACCATGTGCCCGCATGGATACTCAACCATCAAAAATGATTACCAACAATTTGGGGGAGACTTTGAAGTTATCCACCACACGGAGTTCATCAATCAATTATTGGATGAAGGCAAACTCCCATTGAAACGCCAAGAGACAAACGGCACGACGGTTTACCATGATTCATGCTATTTAGGACGCTATAACAACATCTATAAAGCGCCGCGCCAAGTGTTGTCCCGCGTCAATGGCAACCGCCTGGAAGAAATGGACCGTTGCGGCGAATCGAGTTTTTGTTGTGGAGCGGGTGGCGCCAAAATGTGGATGGAAGAACCCGAAGGCAAGTATATTTACCTTGAACGCACCGAAGAAGCGATGCGCAAAAATCCCTCGACCATCGCGGTGGCTTGCCCCTTCTGTATGACGATGTTTGAAGACGGCGTCAAAGAAGCGGCGAGAGGCAAGAAAGTCGTTGTTAGGGATATCGCCGAGATTGTCGCAAACGCGATGGAAGACGGCAAAGAATAA
- a CDS encoding NuoF family protein: MTPDEIRNKAEEVREENKAVKHHVCVCMAAGCVSAGSDKVKVALDERATQEDDCCVKSVGCLGLCSAGPLVSVESDGVLYQKVEPKHADKIIDSLGKKPIKELQCDLESPFFKAQMKIVLENSGRIDPETIEDYLAVGGYETLIDVVTNWEPFEVVDEITKSGLRGRGGGGYPTGLKWGTVAKAEGPEKYIVCNADEGDPGAFMDRCILESDPHRVIEGMTLACFAVGATKGYVYIRAEYPLAIERLRNAIRQAKKMDVLGNNILGAPFNFDIEIRLGAGAFVCGEETALIASIEGSRGNPKPRPPYPAEKGVFGKPTLINNVETYANIVPILREGSEWYSSLGTESSKGTKVFALAGQIQNTGLIEVPMGISLREIVFDIGGGVPNGGKCKAVLTGGPSGGCIPESLLDIPVDYESLKELGSMMGSGGMIVMDESSNMVDVAQFFMEFCMSESCGKCVPCRVGTVQMHNLLQRISAGEATVDDLDLLMDLCELTRNTSLCGLGQSAPNPILSTLRFFRDEYTAVLKPSARTTVE, translated from the coding sequence ATGACGCCGGATGAAATTCGCAACAAAGCCGAAGAAGTTCGTGAAGAAAACAAAGCCGTCAAACACCACGTTTGCGTGTGCATGGCGGCGGGCTGCGTCTCTGCGGGAAGCGATAAGGTTAAAGTGGCGCTCGACGAGCGCGCAACGCAAGAAGACGATTGCTGCGTTAAAAGCGTCGGTTGCCTGGGCTTATGTTCTGCTGGCCCGTTAGTCTCTGTTGAAAGCGACGGCGTACTTTATCAAAAAGTCGAACCAAAACACGCCGATAAGATCATTGATTCACTTGGCAAAAAGCCGATTAAAGAATTGCAATGCGATCTCGAGTCGCCATTCTTCAAAGCGCAAATGAAAATCGTTTTGGAAAATAGCGGACGCATTGATCCCGAAACCATCGAAGATTATCTCGCCGTTGGCGGCTATGAAACACTGATCGACGTGGTAACCAACTGGGAACCGTTTGAAGTCGTTGATGAAATTACCAAAAGCGGCCTGCGCGGACGCGGCGGCGGTGGATATCCGACCGGATTAAAATGGGGAACAGTCGCCAAAGCCGAAGGCCCGGAAAAATATATCGTCTGCAACGCCGACGAAGGCGACCCCGGCGCTTTTATGGACCGCTGCATTTTGGAAAGCGATCCCCACCGCGTGATTGAAGGCATGACGCTCGCCTGTTTCGCTGTCGGCGCGACAAAAGGGTATGTGTATATCCGCGCGGAGTATCCGCTGGCGATTGAGCGCCTTCGTAACGCAATTCGCCAAGCGAAAAAAATGGACGTGCTGGGCAATAATATTCTCGGCGCCCCGTTCAATTTTGATATTGAAATCCGCTTGGGTGCGGGCGCGTTCGTCTGCGGTGAAGAAACCGCGTTGATTGCGTCTATCGAAGGTTCCAGAGGCAACCCCAAGCCGCGGCCTCCCTACCCCGCAGAAAAAGGCGTGTTCGGAAAACCAACGCTGATTAACAACGTCGAAACCTATGCGAACATCGTCCCGATCTTGCGCGAAGGCTCTGAATGGTATTCCTCGCTTGGGACAGAGAGCAGCAAAGGCACCAAAGTCTTTGCGCTTGCCGGACAAATCCAAAATACTGGATTGATTGAAGTGCCGATGGGAATTTCTCTACGTGAAATCGTTTTCGACATCGGCGGCGGCGTCCCGAATGGTGGAAAATGCAAAGCGGTTCTAACCGGCGGCCCCTCCGGCGGCTGCATCCCCGAATCGCTATTAGATATTCCCGTTGATTACGAGTCGCTAAAAGAGCTCGGCTCTATGATGGGGTCTGGCGGCATGATCGTGATGGACGAATCCTCCAACATGGTCGATGTCGCGCAGTTCTTTATGGAATTCTGCATGTCGGAATCATGCGGAAAATGCGTCCCTTGTCGTGTGGGAACGGTGCAAATGCACAACCTGCTTCAACGAATTTCCGCAGGCGAAGCAACAGTTGATGATCTCGACTTGTTGATGGATCTCTGTGAACTAACCCGAAATACCAGCCTTTGCGGTTTGGGTCAATCAGCGCCCAACCCAATTTTAAGTACGCTGCGGTTTTTCCGGGACGAATATACGGCCGTGTTGAAACCATCAGCACGTACGACGGTCGAGTAA
- a CDS encoding Rrf2 family transcriptional regulator, translating to MNLTRFTDYSLRVLLYLALRPNQRISISEITEFYGVSKDHLVKVVNKLGALGYIQTTRGRNGGIELAKPLNQITVGEVARQMEPHFHLVECFEPQKNHCTVTSVCHLKFILAEALEAFLSVLDRYTMENLVVDQDLAKNLLQIDD from the coding sequence GTGAATTTAACCCGATTTACGGACTATTCTCTACGCGTTCTTCTTTATTTGGCGTTGCGGCCAAACCAGCGCATTTCGATTAGCGAAATCACCGAATTCTATGGCGTCTCTAAAGACCATTTGGTTAAAGTCGTTAATAAACTGGGGGCATTAGGCTACATTCAAACAACGCGTGGGCGTAACGGCGGGATTGAACTAGCCAAACCCCTAAATCAGATCACTGTAGGAGAAGTCGCTCGCCAAATGGAACCCCATTTTCATCTGGTCGAATGTTTTGAACCGCAAAAAAACCATTGCACTGTAACAAGCGTTTGCCACTTGAAGTTTATTCTGGCTGAAGCGCTTGAAGCGTTTTTAAGCGTATTAGACCGCTATACGATGGAAAATTTGGTCGTCGATCAAGACCTCGCCAAAAACTTACTCCAAATTGATGACTAA
- a CDS encoding flagellar hook-length control protein FliK: protein MPDPVSHPQAQAIAHQAKASGLAKLLQSGPMKGQVLSSAKGQAEVLIGGKQYTLSTKGQAFRAGQQVLARLVGGQVSLAPFSVSAPPADSSQSQALASQLQQLGVQGATAQVIAQALLQAGVPLNKSVLTELINILPQISADQMASLAFLLSRGMPVNAAMAAWFTYILKPRPSMEKSFERLRSAFKDFTGDRELLGSLPTELLDALDEVGEQLERRFANMQGQSNADFEKEIAEWFKRALSTLESRLQGGKGDPDDVLLRLIRLLQDLKPHIKDAELIERWQALHDAARDAHESLTAQAVRNIPQQSGEAPVFFGQVPIQVDGDERTLEFRYRREHDQDGGTLDLRIELSALGPLHTHMLWRKPSLRVAILVESDDVQQHLDAMLHQLADGLKNMGFKVDSLQVRVGDVPETLEPQPLQETFYEVPSGLDMRA from the coding sequence ATGCCGGACCCGGTTTCACACCCGCAAGCGCAAGCGATTGCCCACCAAGCCAAAGCCTCCGGTCTTGCCAAATTGCTGCAAAGCGGGCCGATGAAAGGCCAGGTGCTTTCTTCAGCGAAGGGTCAGGCTGAGGTATTGATTGGGGGCAAGCAATATACGCTGAGCACCAAAGGCCAGGCGTTTCGCGCTGGTCAACAAGTGTTAGCGCGCTTGGTCGGTGGACAGGTTTCATTGGCGCCATTTAGCGTCAGCGCCCCTCCGGCTGATTCGTCTCAAAGCCAGGCGCTCGCATCACAATTGCAACAACTCGGCGTACAAGGCGCCACTGCACAGGTGATTGCGCAAGCGCTGCTGCAAGCGGGCGTTCCATTAAACAAAAGCGTCCTGACGGAACTCATCAATATATTGCCGCAGATTAGCGCCGACCAGATGGCTTCGCTGGCGTTTCTCTTGAGCCGTGGAATGCCCGTTAATGCGGCGATGGCCGCCTGGTTTACCTATATTCTAAAACCGCGTCCGTCGATGGAAAAATCTTTTGAGCGCTTACGTAGCGCTTTCAAAGATTTTACGGGAGACCGTGAGTTGCTTGGCTCGCTTCCAACAGAACTACTCGACGCCCTGGATGAAGTCGGCGAACAATTAGAACGGCGCTTCGCGAATATGCAGGGACAATCCAACGCGGATTTCGAAAAAGAGATCGCGGAATGGTTCAAACGGGCGCTCAGTACGCTTGAGTCACGCTTGCAGGGCGGAAAAGGCGACCCCGATGACGTGTTGTTGCGCTTGATTCGTTTGCTGCAAGACTTAAAGCCTCACATCAAGGACGCTGAATTAATTGAACGCTGGCAAGCGTTACATGATGCCGCTCGCGACGCACATGAATCACTGACTGCGCAGGCAGTCAGAAATATTCCGCAACAGAGCGGAGAAGCGCCTGTCTTTTTCGGACAAGTTCCGATTCAAGTGGATGGGGATGAACGGACGCTGGAGTTCCGCTATCGGCGAGAACATGACCAGGACGGCGGTACGCTGGATTTGCGCATCGAACTGAGTGCGTTGGGGCCACTGCATACTCACATGCTTTGGCGCAAACCTTCGCTTCGAGTTGCAATTCTGGTTGAGTCCGATGACGTTCAGCAACACCTGGACGCGATGTTGCACCAATTGGCTGACGGTTTAAAAAATATGGGATTCAAGGTCGATTCGTTGCAAGTTCGAGTGGGCGACGTTCCTGAGACACTAGAACCTCAACCGTTGCAAGAGACATTTTATGAAGTTCCATCCGGTCTCGATATGCGCGCCTAA
- the hoxE gene encoding bidirectional hydrogenase complex protein HoxE — translation MRTDFTKPAPPSNDKRWKMVSAAMRKHGHEPHSLIESLHSVQEVFGYLDEEAFQFVAASLRVPLSKVYGVATFYHYFNLKPQGEHTCVICTGTACYIKGVPKILKALEQKAGLKPGETSPDNKVSLVTARCVGACGLAPVVVYDGVVYGNQTPDEVVKQVEAWRTS, via the coding sequence ATGCGGACTGATTTCACAAAGCCTGCTCCGCCCTCGAACGACAAGCGGTGGAAAATGGTTTCAGCAGCCATGCGAAAGCATGGTCATGAGCCTCATTCGTTGATTGAATCCCTCCATTCTGTACAAGAAGTTTTCGGCTATCTTGATGAAGAGGCGTTTCAATTCGTCGCGGCGAGCCTGCGGGTTCCACTCAGCAAAGTTTACGGCGTCGCGACCTTTTATCATTACTTCAATTTAAAACCTCAGGGCGAACATACCTGCGTCATCTGCACAGGGACCGCATGTTATATCAAGGGCGTCCCTAAAATATTAAAAGCGCTTGAACAAAAAGCGGGGCTGAAACCGGGAGAGACGAGCCCGGATAACAAGGTCTCTCTCGTGACGGCGCGCTGCGTTGGCGCCTGCGGTCTTGCGCCCGTGGTGGTATACGACGGCGTGGTTTACGGCAATCAAACGCCGGATGAAGTCGTCAAACAAGTGGAGGCCTGGAGAACATCATGA
- a CDS encoding sugar phosphate isomerase/epimerase family protein encodes MSLDRRSFIQTAGLSAAAISFTSALAHAAHHEPNIGMCDWNLGGSCKPELIPKAAEAHLNGLQVSVATNPNNVPLRDPKVREKYLELGEKHNIKFSSVAAGSILNSIPLATEPQSAVYVIDAVEAAQALGCKNILMAFFGNGDLVLTDATNKKRNLSNDKFNEFELDSQKVTRVVEVLKQIVPRAADAGVALGLENTITAKQNLEIIERVGSEWLQVYYDIGNSTGNGYNVPEEIRLLGNDRICEIHLKDWDTRFFPDGKGMVKWDEVAQACKDINYDKWYVLETSGRDKKFMEDTHENIKFAKNLLA; translated from the coding sequence ATGTCACTTGACCGTCGTTCATTTATCCAAACCGCAGGGCTAAGCGCTGCTGCGATCAGTTTTACCAGCGCTCTTGCACACGCCGCTCACCATGAACCCAACATTGGTATGTGCGACTGGAACCTGGGCGGTTCCTGTAAACCGGAATTGATTCCAAAAGCCGCTGAAGCCCATCTTAACGGCCTCCAGGTCAGCGTCGCGACCAATCCGAATAACGTACCGTTGCGCGACCCGAAAGTGCGCGAGAAATATCTCGAACTCGGCGAAAAACACAATATCAAATTCTCGTCTGTTGCAGCGGGCAGCATCCTTAATAGCATCCCACTGGCGACCGAGCCTCAATCTGCCGTCTATGTTATAGACGCGGTCGAAGCGGCGCAGGCGTTAGGCTGCAAGAATATTTTGATGGCGTTTTTTGGTAACGGTGACCTGGTGTTGACCGACGCAACCAATAAAAAACGTAATTTGAGCAATGATAAATTCAACGAGTTCGAACTTGATTCGCAAAAAGTGACTCGCGTGGTTGAAGTGTTGAAGCAAATCGTCCCGCGCGCGGCGGATGCAGGGGTTGCGCTGGGCCTGGAAAACACCATCACGGCGAAACAAAACCTTGAGATCATCGAGCGAGTCGGTTCTGAATGGCTGCAAGTCTATTACGACATTGGCAATTCCACTGGCAACGGCTACAACGTACCTGAAGAAATCCGCCTGCTGGGCAACGATCGTATTTGTGAAATCCACCTGAAAGACTGGGACACCCGTTTCTTCCCTGACGGCAAGGGAATGGTTAAATGGGACGAAGTCGCCCAAGCCTGCAAGGACATCAACTACGACAAATGGTATGTACTTGAAACCAGCGGACGCGACAAGAAATTCATGGAAGATACGCACGAGAACATCAAATTCGCGAAAAACCTGCTCGCATAA
- the hoxU gene encoding bidirectional hydrogenase complex protein HoxU produces MGPSGRVKTLTINGRPCSARSGETVLQVARENNVFIPTLCHLEGLTSIGACRMCLIEIKGSNKLSPACVTRVFEGMEVVTESEQLQKYRKLILALIFSERNHTCSVCVSNGHCELQSLAQKLGLEHIHVPYLYPVTDVDASHERFVSDQSRCILCARCVRVCDEIEGAHTWDVLGRGVDCKIISDLNQPWGVSESCTSCGKCVHVCPTGALFESGKSTAEMTKRQFLPYLSLMREEKSHHE; encoded by the coding sequence ATGGGACCATCAGGTCGCGTTAAAACACTCACCATTAACGGGCGCCCTTGCAGCGCCCGATCCGGCGAGACCGTTCTTCAAGTCGCGCGGGAAAACAACGTCTTTATCCCGACGCTTTGTCATTTAGAAGGGCTGACGTCCATCGGCGCCTGCCGCATGTGTTTGATTGAAATCAAAGGCAGCAACAAACTCTCGCCTGCTTGCGTGACGCGTGTGTTTGAAGGCATGGAAGTCGTAACGGAATCAGAACAGTTACAAAAGTATCGCAAATTAATCCTTGCGTTAATTTTTTCAGAGCGGAATCACACTTGCTCCGTTTGCGTTTCCAACGGACATTGCGAACTCCAAAGTCTTGCGCAGAAATTGGGCTTGGAACATATTCACGTTCCTTATTTGTACCCGGTCACCGATGTAGACGCGTCACATGAACGCTTTGTCAGCGACCAGAGCCGTTGCATTTTGTGCGCGCGCTGCGTACGGGTGTGCGACGAAATCGAAGGCGCTCATACGTGGGACGTCTTAGGCCGGGGCGTTGATTGCAAAATCATCAGCGACCTCAATCAACCTTGGGGCGTATCTGAAAGTTGCACCTCTTGTGGAAAGTGCGTCCACGTTTGCCCGACAGGCGCGTTGTTTGAATCGGGCAAATCAACAGCGGAAATGACCAAACGCCAGTTCTTACCGTATTTGTCGCTCATGCGCGAAGAAAAGAGCCACCATGAATAA
- a CDS encoding electron transfer flavoprotein subunit alpha yields the protein MVNKKPRKPRGKVKYSDGKCISCGEVCVAECPMDAIEMMDNGEPIIHLAKCNGCKKCIKVCPSAAFEVFYTPDEEKILEEYNRLNLGEDAPPPDPGKTRDSEWKGVWVFVEQMNGEAHSVSWELLGVGRQLAQDLGVELSAFVLGHNVSHLVREAFGYDADNVYIIDEPVLEYYRTQSYLKASLTLLQKYKPEIVLIGATGLGRDLAGAVATHMKTGLTADCTGLTISKSDRLLEQTRPAFGGNIMATILSETARPQMASVRPRVMTKPEYLSGRTGNLIEEPFVQLEESITTKILEIIPIDLANTVQLQSAEIIVSGGRGMMGPEHFSMIRELAGLLGGVVGCSRTTVDAGWMPQAHQVGQTGKTVKPKLYIACGISGAIQHLVGMQNSDNIIAINKDKNAPIFEVAHLGIVGDVFDVLPGVIQQLKQHKQVAAAPAAV from the coding sequence ATGGTAAATAAGAAACCGCGAAAACCTCGCGGCAAAGTAAAGTATTCAGATGGAAAGTGCATCTCTTGCGGTGAAGTGTGCGTAGCAGAATGCCCTATGGACGCCATTGAAATGATGGATAACGGCGAACCCATAATCCACTTAGCAAAATGCAACGGATGCAAAAAGTGTATAAAGGTTTGTCCCTCAGCGGCGTTTGAAGTTTTTTATACGCCGGATGAAGAGAAAATTCTCGAAGAATATAACCGCTTAAACCTTGGCGAAGATGCGCCCCCGCCCGATCCCGGTAAAACGCGGGACAGTGAGTGGAAGGGCGTCTGGGTTTTCGTCGAGCAAATGAACGGCGAAGCCCACTCGGTCTCATGGGAATTATTGGGCGTCGGCCGCCAATTGGCGCAAGACCTTGGCGTTGAACTTTCGGCCTTTGTACTTGGACATAATGTTTCGCATTTGGTACGGGAAGCATTTGGCTACGACGCGGATAATGTATATATCATAGATGAACCCGTGTTGGAATATTATCGAACTCAGTCATATCTAAAAGCCTCGTTGACGTTATTGCAAAAATATAAACCGGAAATTGTTTTGATCGGCGCCACTGGCTTGGGTCGCGATCTTGCCGGAGCAGTCGCAACGCACATGAAGACGGGACTCACGGCGGATTGCACTGGCTTAACGATCAGTAAGAGCGACCGGCTGCTTGAGCAAACCCGTCCTGCATTCGGCGGCAATATTATGGCGACGATTCTTTCTGAAACAGCCCGCCCGCAAATGGCCTCCGTTCGTCCGCGCGTTATGACGAAACCTGAATATTTGTCTGGCAGGACAGGCAACCTCATCGAAGAACCGTTTGTGCAGTTAGAAGAAAGCATCACAACAAAGATATTAGAAATTATCCCCATCGACTTAGCCAATACCGTCCAGCTGCAAAGCGCCGAGATTATCGTCAGCGGAGGGCGGGGCATGATGGGCCCTGAACATTTTTCAATGATTCGTGAGTTAGCCGGTTTGTTGGGCGGCGTGGTCGGCTGTTCGCGCACAACGGTTGACGCGGGTTGGATGCCGCAAGCGCACCAGGTCGGTCAAACAGGGAAAACCGTTAAGCCTAAACTCTACATTGCTTGCGGGATATCTGGCGCAATTCAACACCTGGTCGGAATGCAAAACTCAGACAATATCATCGCGATCAACAAAGACAAAAATGCGCCCATATTTGAAGTCGCACACTTGGGGATCGTCGGCGACGTTTTTGACGTGCTGCCGGGAGTGATTCAGCAATTGAAACAACACAAACAAGTTGCCGCTGCGCCAGCAGCCGTTTAA
- a CDS encoding electron transfer flavoprotein subunit beta/FixA family protein, with the protein MHVIVCIKMVPDTTLVKIDPETNTLIREGVPFITNPFDNHAIEEAVRMKDKYGAFVTVISMGPPSAETVLRRALSIGADRAVLISDRAFGGADTLATSYVLSEAIKKLSEERPVDLVFCGMQTIDGDTAQVGPGIACRLGHTQLTLVEEIINLDDKNKTIRVSRKLESHNEIVESKTPAMLTMVRSINRPRYPAVPARLNAEVAMIPVWSNEVLKLDKDQIGLRGSPTAVRKIFAPTRSKGEVIDGLGENRDNAIDLFIKKLHEWDVVTRD; encoded by the coding sequence ATGCATGTCATCGTTTGTATTAAAATGGTTCCAGACACCACTCTTGTTAAAATTGATCCCGAAACCAACACCTTGATTCGTGAAGGTGTACCTTTTATCACCAACCCGTTTGATAACCACGCCATAGAAGAAGCCGTTCGGATGAAAGACAAATACGGCGCTTTTGTTACGGTTATTTCTATGGGGCCGCCTTCCGCAGAAACGGTTTTACGCCGCGCGTTATCCATAGGCGCTGACCGTGCGGTACTGATTAGCGACCGTGCGTTCGGCGGCGCAGATACATTAGCGACCAGTTATGTATTGTCAGAAGCAATAAAAAAATTATCGGAAGAACGCCCCGTCGATCTAGTCTTCTGTGGAATGCAAACCATTGATGGAGACACGGCGCAAGTCGGCCCCGGAATCGCCTGTCGGCTTGGTCACACGCAACTAACATTAGTTGAAGAAATTATCAATCTTGATGATAAAAACAAAACCATCCGCGTGAGCCGCAAACTAGAGTCTCATAACGAAATCGTTGAATCCAAAACGCCGGCAATGTTAACGATGGTGCGATCAATCAACCGGCCGCGCTATCCTGCCGTCCCCGCCCGTTTGAACGCCGAGGTCGCGATGATTCCTGTTTGGTCAAACGAGGTTTTAAAGTTAGACAAAGACCAAATCGGGCTGCGCGGCTCGCCAACTGCTGTTCGCAAAATCTTTGCTCCAACCCGAAGTAAAGGAGAAGTCATTGATGGTCTCGGTGAGAATCGAGATAACGCAATTGACCTGTTCATTAAGAAATTACATGAATGGGATGTTGTTACTCGAGACTAA
- a CDS encoding rhodanese-like domain-containing protein, producing the protein MSEPQVIDPSSLYTMFQNGQKVCLIDVRTPAEYREAHVGFAESLPLDALSPEVIKEQGDKCSPLYVICKSGSRARNACMKMIENGIENVAMLDGGTDAWISAGLPVVRGKKAMSMDRQVRLVVGTIVMAGSLLTLLVHPYFIAVPFFMSAGLIFSAITDFCGLALILGRCPWNK; encoded by the coding sequence ATGTCTGAGCCACAAGTCATCGATCCGTCATCACTGTATACCATGTTTCAGAATGGACAAAAAGTCTGCTTAATTGATGTCCGTACCCCCGCTGAATACCGCGAGGCGCACGTCGGTTTTGCCGAATCATTACCTTTGGATGCCTTGAGTCCCGAAGTAATTAAAGAGCAGGGAGATAAATGCTCGCCGCTTTATGTGATCTGTAAATCTGGCAGCCGCGCCCGCAACGCCTGCATGAAGATGATTGAAAACGGCATTGAAAACGTCGCCATGCTGGACGGTGGAACCGACGCCTGGATTAGCGCAGGATTGCCCGTCGTCCGCGGAAAAAAGGCGATGTCGATGGACCGTCAGGTTCGTCTGGTGGTTGGAACCATTGTCATGGCGGGATCACTTCTGACGCTCTTGGTTCACCCATACTTTATCGCTGTACCGTTTTTTATGAGCGCAGGGCTGATTTTTTCCGCAATCACTGATTTTTGCGGTTTGGCGCTCATCTTGGGAAGATGCCCGTGGAACAAGTAA